From Nicotiana tabacum cultivar K326 chromosome 20, ASM71507v2, whole genome shotgun sequence, one genomic window encodes:
- the LOC107786246 gene encoding cytochrome P450 81C13 translates to MENQYSYSFSSYFYLAIALFLLPILITYIFHQRRNLPPSPFSFPIIGHLYLLKKTLHLTLTSLSAKYGPVLYLKLGSMPVVVVSSPSAVEECLTKNDIIFANRPKTLAGDKFTYNYTVYVWAPYGQLWRILRRLTVVELFSSHSLQKSSILRDQEVGIFIRSLYKFSKDSSKKIDLTNWSFTFVFNLMTKIIAGRHIVKEEDAGKEKGIEIIEKLRGTFLVTISFLNMCDFLPVFRWIGYKGLEKKMASIHNKRNEFLNSLLDEFRHKKSSVTQSNTIVGNMEKKTTLIENLLSLQESEPEFYTDDIIKSIMLVVFIAGTETSSTTIQWVIRLLVAHPEALYKLRVDIENKVGNKHLLNESDLNKLPYLYCVVNETMRLYPPIPLLLPHFSTEDCIVGGYDVPKHTMLFVNAWAIHRDPKVWEEPDKFKPERFESTEGETERLNYKLVPFGMGRRACPGADMGLRAVSLALGALIQCFDWQIGEEESLEESYNSRMTMQNKPLKAVCTPHEDLVQLLSHL, encoded by the exons ATGGAGAACCAATACTCCTACTCATTCTCTTCCTACTTCTACTTAGCTATAGCACTGTTTCTTCTTCCAATTTTAATCACATATATTTTCCATCAGAGAAGAAATCTACCTCCAAGTCCATTTTCTTTTCCAATAATTGGTCACCTTTACCTTCTCAAGAAAACTCTCCATCTGACTCTAACATCCTTATCAGCTAAATATGGTCCTGTTTTATACCTCAAGTTGGGCTCTATGCCTGTGGTTgttgtgtcctcaccatctgctgTTGAAGAATGTTTAACCAAGAATGATATCATATTCGCAAATAGGCCCAAGACCTTGGCCGGTGACAAGTTTACCTACAATTATACTGTCTATGTTTGGGCACCCTATGGCCAACTTTGGAGAATTCTTCGCCGATTAACTGTCGTTGAACTCTTCTCTTCACATAGCCTACAGAAATCTTCTATCCTTAGAGATCAAGAAGTTGGAATATTTATCCGTTCGTTATACAAATTCTCAAAGGATAGTAGCAAAAAAATCGATTTGACCAACTGGTCTTTTACTTTTGTTTTCAACCTTATGACCAAAATTATTGCTGGGAGACATATTGTGAAGGAGGAAGATGCTGGCAAGGAAAAGGGCATAGAAATTATTGAAAAACTTAGAGGGACTTTCTTAGTAACTATATCGTTCTTGAATATGTGTGATTTCTTGCCAGTATTCAGGTGGATTGGTTACAAAGGGCTGGAGAAGAAGATGGCCTCAATtcacaataaaagaaatgaattCTTGAACAGCTTGCTTGATGAATTTCGACACAAGAAAAGTAGTGTTACACAATCTAATACTATTGTTGGAAACATGGAGAAGAAAACCACACTGATCGAAAATCTCTTGTCTCTTCAAGAATCAGAGCCTGAATTCTACACAGATGATATCATCAAAAGTATTATGCTG GTAGTTTTTATTGCAGGAACAGAGACCTCATCAACAACCATCCAATGGGTAATAAGGCTTCTTGTAGCTCACCCTGAGGCATTATATAAGCTACGAGTTGACATTGAAAACAAAGTTGGGAACAAGCACTTGCTGAACGAATCTGACCTCAACAAGCTTCCGTATTTGTATTGCGTTGTTAATGAGACAATGAGATTATACCCTCCGATACCACTTCTATTGCCTCATTTTTCAACTGAAGATTGTATTGTTGGAGGATATGATGTACCAAAACATACAATGCTATTTGTCAACGCTTGGGCCATTCACAGGGATCCCAAGGTATGGGAGGAGCCTGACAAGTTTAAGCCAGAAAGATTTGAGTCAACGGAAGGGGAAACAGAAAGGTTAAATTACAAGCTTGTACCATTTGGAATGGGAAGAAGAGCGTGCCCTGGAGCTGATATGGGATTGCGAGCAGTTTCTTTGGCATTAGGTGCACTTATTCAATGTTTTGACTGGCAAATTGGGGAAGAAGAAAGCTTGGAGGAAAGCTATAATTCTAGAATGACTATGCAGAACAAGCCCTTAAAGGCTGTCTGCACTCCACACGAAGATCTTGTCCAGCTTCTATCACATCTCTGA